A genomic stretch from Brassica napus cultivar Da-Ae unplaced genomic scaffold, Da-Ae ScsIHWf_1118;HRSCAF=1591, whole genome shotgun sequence includes:
- the LOC125596045 gene encoding uncharacterized protein LOC125596045: MGDSVPLKLALPELKYPIGSQPKEKSAINQYSGSEYISIVKSILKPDEMIRVRGSFLGPVMKLSERGLKLSAKIVYAILTRSIVSVKENEAWFHFGAQPMRFSIREFHMMTGLKCSGALEGPRRETERFNWELLKGRSHKLSDVVDQLRNTREDASEERVCLAMLILVESILLRKSKGGSFPLEYAKNAQDMTYPWGKEAYIVLLKSIQNAVANHLENKSKFELQGYPLVFLLWILESIPLLRDKFSKCVPTVEVPGPTYLCEKYTEVENPSLDRVLQVEADTKLKVHCILPSIPHDPEDDISIEDKYSDELETVKDVTKKGYKITADDWENRCVDTFDTLDALIQMMDHHGNGGESEEHEGSNVITGRRKHTS, from the exons atgggAGATTCAGTACCTCTAAAACTAGCACTGCCAGAGCTGAAGTATCCTATTGGTTCACAGCCAAAGGAAAAGTCAGCAATCAACCAATACTCTGGCTCAGAGTATATCTCTATTGTCAAAAGCATCCTAAAACCAGATGAGATGATAAGAGTCCGAGGATCATTTCTGGGACCTGTAATGAAGCTCAGTGAGAGAGGATTGAAGTTATCAGCAAAGATAGTCTACGCCATTCTCACTAGAAGCATCGTTTCTGTCAAGGAGAATGAAGCCTGGTTCCATTTCGGTGCGCAGCCAATGAGGTTCTCTATAAGAGAATTTCATATGATGACAGGCTTGAAATGTAGTGGTGCATTAGAAGGACCACGAAGGGAAACCGAGAGATTTAATTGGGAATTGCTAAAGGGGCGTAGTCATAAGTTAAGTGACGTGGTGGACCAGCtcagaaacacaagagaagatgcTTCTGAGGAGAGAGTATGCCTCGCAATGCTCATCCTGGTAGAGAGCATATTATTGCGGAAGAGCAAAGGAGGGAGTTTTCCTTTGGAATATGCGAAAAATGCACAGGATATGACATATCCATGGGGAAAAGAGGCTTACATTGTGCTCCTGAAGTCAATTCAAAACGCTGTCGCGAATCATTTGGAGAATAAATCCAAATTTGagttgcaaggttatcctctagTATTCCTTCTTTGGATACTAGAGTCGATTCCTTTGCTAAGGGATAAGTTCAGTAAGTGTGTACCAACAGTTGAGGTTCCTGGGCCGACTTACTTGTGTGAAAAATACACTGAGGTAGAGAATCCATCACTTGATAGGGTTTTACAGGTTGAAGCTGATACAAAG CTGAAGGTCCATTGCATACTACCTTCTATTCCTCATGATCCAGAAGATGATATCTCCATTGAAGACAAATATAGTGACGAGCTGGaaacagtgaaagatgtaaCAAAGAAAGGGTACAAGATTACAGCCGATGACTGGGAAAATAGGTGTGTAGACACATTTGACACATTGGATGCTCTTATTCAAATGATG gatCATCACGGTAATGGAGGAGAATCTGAAGAGCATGAAGGATCGAATGTCATTActggaagaagaaaacatacaTCTTAG
- the LOC106383815 gene encoding uncharacterized protein LOC106383815 — MLRMKKWALEWKFEYKTVSSNKSRVLLSCVDENCTWRMRAIKLPVSDFFVVKKYVHEHTCDTTHRKANHRQASAKLLGSLISSNYGEKKEGLKPKQIIEQVRMLHGVHINYKQAWRVREEAQILVRGTPEDSYYNLSRWLYKITETNPGSLTYQHVDAAGKFKYAFVAFGPSIRGFSLMRRVIAVDGTFLKGKFNGTLLAACAQDGNYHLYPLAFAVVDAENGASWKWFFRGLSQKIPDASDLVFVSDRANSISSALEDVYPLSHHGICRIHLLRNITPTYAKTGLLPLVESAADAYTCHEFWLIFKDIKDKCPELAKYLEESDFRKWARSYAPANRYNIMTTNIAESLNSMLKMPRELPIISLLETIRLTMTTWFFERREAAAKHKHLVTPKVVQKLVSRLGAAMLLNVYQVDRSEFEVKNETMKFVVDLEKRHCTCNVFDIDKIPCIHAIAAAKHIKRDENRFVDASHLTETWAKAYAESIHPGGELSTSTYPENIDELSCPPPATKKKSGRPPTKRKRSVGEFGVPGSKSQSHKCSRCGTGGHNKITCQRPIG; from the coding sequence atgttgaggatgaagaaatgggcTTTAGAGTGGAAGTTTGAGTACAAGACTGTCTCTTCTAACAAGTCAAGAGTGCTTTTGAGTTGTGTTGATGAAAATTGCACGTGGAGGATGCGTGCTATCAAGCTACctgtttcagattttttcgtTGTTAAAAAGTATGTTCATGAGCATACATGCGATACAACACACAGGAAAGCCAACCACAGACAAGCATCTGCAAAGTTGTTGGGTTCTTTGATTTCCAGCAATTATGGAGAAAAAAAGGAAGGTCTCAAACCGAAACAGATCATTGAACAGGTCAGGATGCTGCATGGTGTTCACATCAATTACAAACAAGCTTGGAGAGTGAGAGAAGAAGCTCAGATTTTGGTTAGAGGGACTCCTGAAGACAGCTATTACAATTTGTCTAGGTGGTTGTATAAAATCACAGAAACAAACCCTGGTTCCTTGACTTATCAACATGTTGATGCTGCAGGAAAGTTCAAGTATGCATTTGTGGCTTTTGGTCCATCGATAAGGGGATTTTCATTGATGAGGAGAGTTATTGCAGTAGATGGTACATTTCTGAAGGGAAAATTCAATGGGACTTTATTGGCAGCTTGTGCTCAAGATGGGAATTATCATCTATATCCTCTCGCCTTTGCAGTGGTTGACGCAGAAAACGGCGCCTCTTGGAAATGGTTCTTTAGAGGTTTGAGCCAGAAGATCCCGGACGCTTCGGATCTTGTTTTTGTATCAGACAGGGCTAACTCCATTTCTTCAGCGTTGGAGGATGTATATCCCTTATCTCACCATGGAATTTGCAGGATCCATCTGCTCCGCAACATCACTCCTACATATGCGAAGACTGGGTTGCTACCTCTGGTGGAAAGCGCTGCTGATGCCTATACGTGTCACGAGTTCTGGTTAATCTTCAAGGACATAAAGGATAAATGTCCTGAATTGGCTAAGTATCTGGAAGAGTCTGATTTTAGGAAGTGGGCACGAAGCTATGCGCCTGCGAACAGGTATAATATCATGACTACCAACATTGCAGAGTCTCTCAATTCTATGTTGAAGATGCCTCGTGAGTTGCCCATTATCTCTCTCCTTGAAACTATCAGATTGACGATGACCACTTGGTTTTTTGAGCGACGCGAAGCGGCTGCGAAACATAAGCACCTGGTTACTCCAAAAGTTGTTCAGAAATTGGTATCTAGGTTAGGGGCCGCAATGTTGTTGAATGTGTATCAAGTTGATCGAAGCGAGTTTGAGGTGAAGAATGAAACAATGAAGTTTGTTGTTGACTTGGAGAAGCGGCATTGCACATGTAATGTTTTCGACATTGACAAGATCCCCTGCATCCATGCCATCGCTGCTGCTAAGCATATCAAGAGAGATGAAAACCGTTTTGTTGATGCTTCTCACTTGACAGAAACGTGGGCTAAAGCTTATGCTGAAAGCATACATCCTGGTGGAGAGTTGTCAACGTCCACCTATCCAGAGAATATTGATGAACTGTCTTGCCCACCTCCagctaccaaaaagaaaagtggACGCCCTcctacaaagagaaagagatccgtTGGCGAGTTTGGGGTTCCTGGATCTAAATCTCAGTCCCACAAGTGCAGCAGATGTGGCACAGGAGGGCACAACAAGATCACATGCCAGAGGCCTATAGGATGA